In Pirellulales bacterium, one genomic interval encodes:
- a CDS encoding type II toxin-antitoxin system RelE/ParE family toxin, with amino-acid sequence MNFTVVTTERAAREIEDAAAWWAHERSVEQAERWYQGIRAAIVGLSAMPDRCPIAAEYKSVPYEVRELHYGLGSRPTHRIVFTIVRDTVLVLTVRHEARGDLLAGDLS; translated from the coding sequence ATGAACTTTACCGTCGTGACGACTGAGCGTGCTGCTCGCGAGATCGAAGACGCGGCAGCTTGGTGGGCTCACGAACGTTCTGTTGAGCAGGCGGAACGCTGGTATCAGGGCATCCGTGCAGCGATTGTGGGACTTTCGGCGATGCCCGATCGGTGCCCGATTGCGGCAGAATATAAGTCGGTGCCATACGAAGTTCGCGAGCTTCACTATGGGCTTGGCTCAAGACCGACCCACCGCATCGTTTTTACGATCGTTCGGGATACGGTGCTCGTGCTCACTGTCCGACACGAGGCACGGGGCGACTTGCTAGCCGGCGACCTCTCCTGA
- a CDS encoding S-layer homology domain-containing protein, with amino-acid sequence TAGCENLPAEQDLDVGQFTTFPHIDRIVDLATGQQPTAIVAGHSYEIDGALFGQDNGLISFDKQTVDVPDIVSWSSEQIIFTPTKSFNVGIALTVSNGEESGIFLMGAGANTTSSLSSVDSSVASASTSSSVTSAASTTSASMPHFADVASSDPYAAAIEWAQSHGIIQGYPDDTFRPDAIVNRAEFLKIVLTAAGAVDASSSGTSGFKDVDGMAWYAPFVAIGKSKGIIQGYSDGTFKPDQAVNFAEGLKMAYEALGVNTANVSGAWYAPYLQDATINDVLFSSDVNLSMPMSRKDVVWIAWKLSTRN; translated from the coding sequence GCACGGCGGGTTGCGAGAATCTACCGGCTGAGCAGGATCTCGACGTTGGACAGTTTACTACCTTTCCTCACATCGACCGTATTGTCGATCTCGCCACGGGACAACAGCCGACCGCGATTGTGGCCGGCCACTCATATGAGATCGATGGCGCGCTCTTTGGCCAGGACAATGGACTAATATCGTTTGACAAGCAGACCGTCGACGTGCCGGACATCGTCAGCTGGAGTTCCGAGCAAATCATTTTCACCCCAACTAAGAGTTTCAATGTTGGCATCGCGTTGACGGTTAGTAATGGAGAGGAGTCGGGCATTTTTTTGATGGGAGCGGGCGCCAACACCACGTCGTCCCTCTCCTCCGTTGACTCATCAGTAGCATCGGCATCCACTAGCTCATCTGTAACATCAGCAGCATCCACTACCTCGGCTTCGATGCCGCACTTTGCCGACGTAGCGTCGAGCGATCCCTATGCTGCCGCTATCGAATGGGCACAGAGTCATGGAATTATCCAGGGCTATCCTGACGATACCTTCCGGCCTGACGCAATCGTCAATCGCGCAGAATTCTTGAAGATCGTGCTGACTGCCGCTGGAGCGGTGGACGCCTCTTCATCCGGCACGAGTGGCTTCAAGGACGTTGACGGCATGGCGTGGTACGCACCATTCGTCGCGATCGGTAAATCGAAAGGCATCATCCAAGGCTATAGCGATGGCACATTCAAGCCCGACCAAGCGGTCAACTTTGCCGAGGGCTTGAAGATGGCGTACGAGGCGCTGGGAGTGAACACTGCCAACGTGAGCGGAGCGTGGTATGCTCCGTATCTCCAAGATGCAACAATAAACGACGTGCTATTTTCGAGTGACGTGAACTTGTCGATGCCGATGAGCCGCAAGGATGTCGTCTGGATCGCTTGGAAGCTGAGCACCCGAAACTGA